The proteins below come from a single Branchiostoma floridae strain S238N-H82 chromosome 5, Bfl_VNyyK, whole genome shotgun sequence genomic window:
- the LOC118415450 gene encoding acidic repeat-containing protein-like translates to MIGLMLVTTGVLQDLMTRSINVLLRSVAVSAQTVRPETTACKTDMRNGSDVAAESETKPESRESLNGPGACAPTDEAPQTSVAGKSASPADVVDNRSGRGTDDTMASVGVCDDTTASVRVCDDTTASVRVCDDTTASVRVCDDTTASVRVCDDTTASVRVCDDTTASVRVCDDTKASVRVCDDTKASVRVCDDTTASVRVCDDTTASVRVCDDTTASVRVCDDTTASVRVCDDTMASVRVCDDTKASVRVCDDTMASVRVCDDTTAIVGVYDKKPESRESLNGPGACAPMGDAPQARRAGKSASPAGVVGRPAPVNLPRQSSLVPTPARSTGDRDGQRPANKTGARKKVTFAPSTDDRDAQHSADKSSARKKETGGSAGGTKLKAKEAQKVGKMRRGGRRQAPAKSREAAKSHEKKKYGKKAAKKARL, encoded by the exons ATGATAGGCTTGATGTTAGTGACCACTGGGGTACTCCAGGACTTAATGACGAGGTCTATCAACGTCCTGCTGAGGTCAG TCGCAGTATCAGCACAGACTGTCAGGCCTGAGACTACTGCGTGCAAGACAGACATGCGCAATGGCTCTGACGTGGCTGCTGAGTCCGAGACGAAGCCGGAGAGTCGCGAGAGTCTAAATGGACCAGGCGCATGCGCACCTACGGATGAGGCCCCACAGACCAGTGTAGCAGGAAAGTCCGCATCACCGGCAGATGTTGTAG ACAACCGGAGTGGCCGTGGCACAGATGACACCATGGCCAGTGTCGGAGTCTGCGACGACACCACGGCCAGTGTCCGTGTCTGCGACGACACCACGGCCAGTGTCCGTGTCTGCGACGACACCACGGCCAGTGTCCGTGTCTGCGACGACACCACGGCCAGTGTCCGTGTCTGCGACGACACCACGGCCAGTGTCCGTGTCTGCGACGACACCACGGCCAGTGTCCGTGTCTGCGACGACACCAAGGCCAGTGTCCGTGTCTGCGACGACACCAAGGCCAGTGTCCGTGTCTGCGACGACACCACGGCCAGTGTCCGTGTCTGCGACGACACCACGGCCAGTGTCCGTGTCTGCGACGACACCACGGCCAGTGTCCGTGTCTGCGACGACACCACGGCCAGTGTCCGTGTCTGCGACGACACCATGGCCAGTGTCCGTGTCTGCGACGACACCAAGGCCAGTGTCCGTGTCTGCGACGACACCATGGCCAGTGTCCGTGTCTGCGACGACACCACGGCCATTGTCGGAGTCTACGACAAGAAGCCGGAGAGTCGCGAGAGCCTGAATGGGCCAGGCGCATGCGCACCTATGGGTGACGCACCACAAGCCAGGAGGGCCGGAAAGTCCGCATCACCGGCAGGTGTTGTAG GTCGACCTGCTCCGGTCAACCTGCCCCGTCAAAGCTCTCTGGTGCCTACCCCTGCACGGTCTACAGGCGACCGGGATGGACAGCGTCCAGCCAACAAGACCGGTGCCAGGAAGAAGGTAACCTTCGCACCGTCTACAGACGATCGGGATGCCCAGCATTCAGCTGACAAGAGTAGTGCCAGGAAGAAGGAAACTGGCGGCTCAGCCGGGGGTACAAAGCTGAAGGCGAAGGAAGCGCAGAAGGTGGGGAAGATGAGAAGAGGAGGCAGGAGGCAGGCGCCGGCGAAGTCTCGGGAGGCGGCAAAGTCTCACGAGAAGAAAAAGTATGGTAAGAAGGCGGCTAAGAAGGCTCGTTTGTAG
- the LOC118415451 gene encoding beta-1,3-galactosyltransferase 1-like, with product MLAPGFRASSRIFTWFLMASLLGIISLIVLVVWVIGYHGNPYSETANQKYSSEVVKKPINPHPYRFTMAHEDKCERDGNDVFLVIIVHTAHDHVTQRQAIRATWANESNTPGVEIKTLFALGTTDQQDLQREVEKEDAIFGDIIQENFLDSYKNLTLKAVMTLKWFLDFCPNAAYLMKIDDDTYVNLDNLIATLLGMEQKSQLVLGNIHTKDKPIRKVENKWYLSRYSFLRESLPSFASGGSGYVISGDIVRSLYETSLRTKYIYLEDVFIGMCLETLGITPVHNGGFLCCQRVDIDDRYPCAYQHHITVHGLSALGMSVLSRAERECVL from the coding sequence ATGCTCGCACCAGGTTTTAGAGCTTCTTCCAGAATATTTACATGGTTCCTTATGGCATCACTGTTAGGCATAATTAGCctcatagtactagtagtatgggtcatcggttaccatggcaacccctATTCAGAGACCGCAAATCAGAAATATTCATCTGAAGTCGTTAAAAAGCCGATTAACCCACATCCCTATAGGTTCACCATGGCTCACGAGGACAAGTGCGAACGCGACGGAAATGACGTTTTCCTCGTCATCATTGTGCACACGGCACACGACCACGTGACTCAACGTCAAGCAATCAGAGCCACCTGGGCGAACGAGTCAAACACCCCTGGGGTCGAGATCAAGACACTATTTGCCCTGGGAACGACAGATCAGCAAGATCTCCAACGGGAAGTAGAGAAAGAAGACGCCATATTCGGGGACATCATTCAAGAAAATTTCCTAGATTCGTACAAGAATCTGACACTTAAGGCGGTGATGACTTTGAAATGGTTCCTGGATTTCTGTCCGAACGCGGCGTACCTCATGAAAATTGACGACGATACATACGTGAACCTTGACAACCTGATTGCTACGCTGCTGGGGATGGAACAAAAATCTCAACTTGTACTTGGCAATATTCACACAAAAGACAAACCAATACGTAAAGTCGAAAACAAATGGTATCTGTCAAGGTATTCGTTCTTGAGAGAGTCGCTCCCATCGTTCGCTTCCGGAGGATCTGGTTACGTCATTTCCGGTGACATCGTGCGGAGTTTATACGAAACATCACTTCGCACCAAATACATATATCTTGAAGACGTGTTTATCGGTATGTGCCTGGAAACGTTGGGCATCACGCCCGTACACAACGGAGGCTTCCTCTGTTGCCAGAGGGTGGACATAGATGACCGGTACCCCTGCGCATATCAACACCATATTACTGTACACGGTCTTTCAGCATTGGGCATGTCCGTCCTTTCAAGGGCTGAGAGGGAATGTGTGCTGTGA
- the LOC118415454 gene encoding hemagglutinin/amebocyte aggregation factor-like, which produces MAQGSRSLRFLLVLAVIGLLLCQGDAWRRRRRRRCKSPGQALTGAQTRWDAAFQFECPGSQVIRRVSSVHCNRAEDRVWKFGCGSVPGLPRFDEEFWSGWINDFDGVMNFQCPFDAIITGLRSEHNNGREDRRWNVKCSRKRGMQTYNCALSPYANSLDGDMNYSVSSGYYLRGLHSFHSNKHEDRRYKFNVCKIRL; this is translated from the exons ATGGCCCAGGGGTCTAGATCCCTGCGTTTCCTCCTCGTTCTTGCCGTGATCGGGCTTCTTCTCTGCCAGGGAGACGCGTGGCGCCGTCGCCGCCGCCGCCGCTGCAAGAGTCCCGGGCAGGCCCTGACCGGCGCCCAGACCAGGTGGGACGCCGCTTTCCAGTTCGAGTGTCCCGGTAGCCAGGTCATCCGGCGCGTCAGCAGCGTCCACTGCAACCGCGCGGAGGACAGGGTCTGGAAGTTCGGCTGCGGTTCAGTCCCAGGACTCCCCAG GTTTGATGAGGAGTTCTGGTCCGGGTGGATCAATGACTTTGACGGCGTCATGAACTTCCAGTGCCCCTTTGACGCCATCATCACCGGGCTCAGGAGCGAGCACAACAACGGCCGGGAGGACCGCAGATGGAAC GTGAAGTGTTCCCGGAAGCGCGGCATGCAGACCTACAACTGCGCCCTGTCGCCCTACGCGAACAGTCTGGACGGTGATATGAACTACTCCGTCTCCAGCGGGTATTACCTGCGGGGCCTACACAGCTTCCACAGCAACAAACATGA AGATCGGCGCTACAAATTCAACGTGTGCAAGATACGGCTGTAG
- the LOC118415449 gene encoding cocaine esterase-like, with translation MTSTGSLSVVFAVLSLCVKAQDAYPTRTTRLGRVSGRTVAFEGSTVEEYLGIPYAAPPTGPLRFRPPQPAQPWDGVRNASTFGASCMQTRTQYGPVSEDCLFLNIYVPVNGSNATQSAAVMVYIHGGRFNFDTALSFNGKCLASRGDVIVVAMNYRLNVFGFLSTGDRNSPGNYGLMDQRAAIVWVKENIHNFGGDPIRITIFGESAGGMAVSMQLISPKTTGLFQRAICQSGVAMTPGAINYNPLAFTKQLCDYLNCGTEDPAGMVSALRAKGADELTQAAAVFTGNFTRRVWLPVVDGDFIPEEPARYLESASLDSRQLLIGCNNDEGGGQLGEGAPASHIVDRQSFEFYLNSSLFPTYPKNTQMIMEAATYEYGVWDETDPETLRRAFAQMYGDFEYLANTVQKANLYSQRNHPTYMYLFTHRPSFSTLPDYVEASHGQELYFLFLDLRGNNPDSLSAEEKELSRVMIKYWTNFAKTGNPMLPSASDLPTVWPLYVPRFGQPTTKQYLTLKTNMSGDDVSSSLRPKKIYFWTEVAPALESTVRSTCEPGTNAASPAASSRATVWRFCVIVAALCFIR, from the exons ATGACTTCGACCGGATCCTTGAGCGTAGTTTTCGCAGTGTTGTCGCTCTGTGTGAAGGCCCAGGATGCGTACCCAACTCGGACAACACGTCTGGGCCGCGTGTCGGGCAGAACCGTCGCCTTCGAGGGCTCGACAGTAGAAGAATACCTCGGCATTCCTTACGCGGCTCCCCCGACCGGCCCTCTCCGCTTCAGGCCGCCCCAGCCCGCCCAGCCATGGGACGGCGTAAGGAACGCCTCGACGTTCGGAGCCTCGTGCATGCAGACCAGGACACAGTACGGACCAGTGTCGGAGGACTGCCTGTTCCTGAACATCTATGTACCCGTCAATGGCTCGAACGCAACTCAGAGTGCAGCGGTCATGGTGTATATTCATGGCGGAAG GTTCAACTTTGACACGGCGTTGTCGTTCAACGGCAAGTGCTTGGCTAGCAGGGGCGACGTCATCGTGGTTGCCATGAACTACCGGCTGAACGTATTCGGGTTCCTCAGCACGGGGGACCGGAACTCCCCGGGAAACTACGGACTCATGGACCAGCGGGCAGCCATCGTCTGGGTGAAGGAGAACATCCACAACTTCGGCGGGGATCCTATTAG GATAACAATCTTCGGAGAGAGCGCAGGCGGCATGGCCGTCAGCATGCAGCTGATATCTCCCAAGACAACAGGTTTGTTCCAGCGGGCCATCTGTCAGAGCGGCGTCGCCATGACACCCGGAGCTATCAACTACAACCCACTCGCATTTACCAAGCAGCTGTGCGACTACCTGAACTGCGGGACGGAGGACCCAGCCGGGATGGTCTCCGCGCTGAGGGCGAAGGGCGCGGACGAGCTGACGCAGGCCGCTGCTGTGTTTACCG GTAACTTCACCAGAAGGGTATGGTTGCCTGTGGTTGACGGGGACTTCATACCGGAGGAGCCAGCTCGTTACTTGGAGTCGGCATCTCTGGACTCCCGCCAGCTCCTCATCGGGTGTAACAACGACGAGGGCGGCGGGCAGCTGGGGGAGGGCGCCCCGGCGTCCCACATAGTGGACAGGCAGAGTTTCGAGTTCTACCTGAATTCGTCTCTCTTCCCGACCTACCCCAAAAACACACAG ATGATCATGGAGGCAGCGACGTACGAGTACGGAGTTTGGGACGAGACCGATCCCGAGACCCTCCGCCGGGCGTTCGCGCAGATGTACGGTGACTTCGAGTATCTGGCCAACACCGTGCAGAAGGCAAACCTGTATTCACAG cgTAACCAccccacctacatgtacctgttcacCCATCGCCCATCATTCTCCACCTTGCCGGACTATGTCGAAGCGTCACACGGCCAGGAGTTGTACTTCCTCTTCCTGGACTTACGCGGGAACAACCCCGATAGTCTGAGCGCAGAAGAAAAGGAACTAAGTCGGGTGATGATAAAGTACTGGACTAACTTCGCTAAGACGGG CAACCCAATGTTGCCGTCTGCGTCGGATCTGCCGACCGTCTGGCCGCTGTACGTGCCCCGCTTCGGACAGCCCACCACAAAACAGTACCTGACGCTGAAGACCAACATGAGCGGAGACGACGTCAGCAGTAGCCTCAGACCCAAGAAGATCTACTTCTGGACTGAGGTAGCGCCGGCTCTGGAGTCCACTGTCCGGTCTACTTGTGAACCAGGGACCAACGCCGCATCGCCTGCAGCTAGCTCGAGAGCTACAGTGTGGCGCTTTTGTGTGATTGTCGCAGCACTGTGTTTTATCAGATAG
- the LOC118415447 gene encoding TLR4 interactor with leucine rich repeats-like, giving the protein MGRKLRHLLIFLLIILKEPNLLGADCPCQLPIYCKCASLGLTSIPELLPRSLTTLVLVSNPISGIPSGSFSKLSKIQNINLCCNQITNIQRGTFSDLPQLRSLILDRNKITSIQSGVFSDLPRLQFLNLDQNQIANIQPGALSRLPQLQTLKLGHNQITNIQDGIFSNFPQLQDLEIYQNKIATIEVGAFSNLPKLVHLCLHLNQIAAIQDNIFSDLPKLKDLNLSHNQITTIREKSFSDLPKLHNLYLASNQITKIEPHALSELPQLRSLKLGYNQIPNVPSGTVWDLTKLEILDLQSNKITTLPRVAIGLLASMSGVNIGNNPWKCDCNISQFRHEMARYFSASFAEQMICVEPDKFFGRQLKDINLEELDCRKKTITTLPVAIPPSPTPYVELGHSSVGKYEENNAKPTPPTIAPTFAQTPRPVAEQTSDLRSSFGNAGNNCHPTPPAPKSKTSGKIPVAIQASATSLTVLRSSFGDAGNNGHPTPPTPISKTSGKIPVNIQASLISSEELKYSSFRNAENDTLTITTPPAVSSAFDIMSDNTQRNVLATVTTTPLTTRGGSLKRERDRHYESETDISLPVYIVSLSGAVAVTALIVAVIVTIVYKRRAGKRSPDSDANNGFSNRNITSTIVVTGQGGQSETGPKPTTTQNSPSTNANIPCHNQPPPLPPRRKGASLARENAQAECHDTQPRPNNQHIPETNDGHDGANGTTHHYQPLAKSWNINGPTDCHDYLMLVANAQANTIKPYKDEPPPLPPSRKVAYAVDEKKHYQYLTKPDNQPADAAETPHHYQSLKQTMTVEGSTDENGYLVLEPKVNDKN; this is encoded by the coding sequence ATGGGAAGAAAGCTGAGGCACTTGCTaattttccttctcatcatcctgaaggaaccAAACCTACTGGGAGCTGACTGCCCCTGTCAGTTGCCCATCTACTGCAAATGCGCAAGCCTGGGCCTCACCAGCATTCCAGAACTTCTGCCAAGATCTTTAACTACTTTGGTTTTGGTTTCTAATCCCATATCAGGCATTCCCTCTGGCTCATTTTCAAAACTATCCAAGATTCAAAATATAAACCTATGCTGCAATCAAATAACAAACATTCAGCGTGGCACATTCTCGGATTTACCCCAACTCCGAAGTTTGATCTTAGACAGAAACAAAATCACCAGCATACAAAGTGGTGTATTCTCAGACTTGCCCCGACTACAATTTCTCAACCTAGACCAAAACCAAATAGCTAACATCCAGCCAGGTGCATTGTCACGTTTACCCCAGCTCCAAACTCTGAAACTAGGCCACAACCAAATAACCAACATCCAGGATGGTATATTCTCAAATTTTCCCCAGCTCCAGGATTTGGAAATATACCAAAACAAAATAGCTACCATCGAGGTTGGTGCATTCTCAAATTTGCCCAAGCTAGTACATTTGTGCCTTCACCTCAACCAAATAGCCGCCATCCAGGATAATATATTTTCGGATTTACCCAAGCTCAAGGATTTGAACCTCAGCCACAACCAGATAACCACCATCAGGGAAAAATCATTCTCAGATTTACCCAAGCTACACAATTTGTACCTTGCCTCCAACCAAATAACTAAGATTGAGCCTCATGCATTGTCAGAATTACCCCAGCTAAGAAGTTTGAAGCTAGGCTACAACCAAATACCTAACGTTCCGTCTGGTACAGTATGGGATTTAACAAAGCTTGAAATTTTAGACCTGCAGTCAAACAAGATAACTACCCTTCCACGAGTAGCTATTGGCCTTTTGGCATCTATGAGTGGTGTTAACATTGGCAATAACCCATGGAAGTGTGATTGTAATATTTCTCAATTTAGGCATGAAATGGCTAGATATTTTTCTGCTTCATTTGCAGAGCAGATGATATGTGTCGAGCCTGACAAGTTCTTTGGAAGACAATTGAAAGATATCAATCTCGAAGAACTAGATTgtagaaagaaaacaataacaacattgcCTGTTGCTATCCCACCCTCACCTACCCCTTATGTGGAGCTGGGACATTCTTCAGTTGGTaaatatgaagaaaataatGCCAAACCAACACCACCTACCATAGCCCCAACATTTGCCCAAACCCCTAGGCCTGTTGCTGAACAGACATCAGATCTAAGATCTTCATTTGGTAATGCAGGCAATAATTGTCACCCAACACCACCGGCacctaaaagtaaaacatcCGGCAAAATCCCTGTTGCTATTCAGGCCTCAGCTACCTCGTTAACAGTGCTAAGATCTTCATTTGGTGATGCAGGCAATAATGGTCATCCAACACCACCAACACCTATAAGTAAAACATCCGGCAAAATCCCCGTTAATATCCAGGCATCTCTTATCTCCTCTGAAGAGCTAAAATATTCCTCATTcaggaatgcagaaaatgatacTCTCACAATTACAACACCACCTGCTGTTAGTTCGGCATTTGACATAATGTCTGATAATACCCAAAGAAACGTGTTAGCAACAGTTACAACGACACCATTAACCACTCGTGGTGGTTCGCTGAAACGAGAAAGGGACAGGCATTATGAATCAGAAACTGATATCTCTCTCCCTGTTTACATTGTCTCTCTTAGCGGTGCCGTAGCTGTCACTGCCCTCATTGTCGCCGTTATTGTCACAATCGTATACAAGAGAAGGGCAGGTAAACGTTCTCCGGACTCAGACGCAAATAATGGTTTTAGCAACAGAAACATTACATCTACTATTGTAGTAACAGGCCAGGGAGGGCAATCAGAGACTGGACCCAAACCCACAACCACCCAGAACTCACCATCAACCAATGCAAATATACCCTGTCATAACCAACCTCCCCCACTCCCCCCACGTCGCAAAGGTGCTTCTTTAGCACGCGAGAACGCCCAAGCGGAATGTCATGACACTCAACCCAGGCCCAACAATCAACACATACCAGAAACCAATGATGGTCATGATGGTGCAAATGGCACTACACACCACTACCAACCATTAGCGAAGTCATGGAATATCAACGGACCCACTGATTGTCATGACTACTTAATGCTTGTAGCAAATGCGCAGGCCAATACAATCAAACCATACAAAGATGAGCCTCCCCCTCTTCCCCCATCCCGTAAAGTTGCTTATGCAGTAGATGAGAAAAAACACTACCAATATCTAACAAAACCCGATAACCAGCCTGCTGATGCAGCTGAAACCCCACATCACTACCAATCTCTAAAACAAACCATGACAGTTGAAGGGTCCACTGATGAAAATGGTTACTTAGTACTTGAACCAAAAGTGAATGACAAAAATTAA